Proteins encoded in a region of the Thunnus thynnus chromosome 8, fThuThy2.1, whole genome shotgun sequence genome:
- the LOC137188513 gene encoding receptor-type tyrosine-protein phosphatase C-like produces the protein MAGFCSIKILLLWAAIIGVADCQYPAAPPPPQCSYTVTPHESGFQIRFINSSLDTYTVNVKEEGQVDVQHFGQSSPYIRHLKPCTVYEHNVTFDHAGTEIVCNHSDSKTTVKTNEMTEDDIKRSSCIPGYLCYKSDWNISSVQITANNIEAVQCPSDNKKFCIKPGYDDICTNLTTTFTQEKCVNFSLTQHISAAEFLNSNEINLIPPTELPAKIEANLPPNCTDLTIDYTCSDSYNNPKKVSELEPFTDYTCTGQIKENDVIIKNTPAIRFKIDCDLKITTTTITTNTSIELSWTTTSQKCQEVPKLDGLSYDCSCHPVNSIWDKKRAELNKQQPGGACNVSGLKPYTDYTCEVRPTYNNKNVAKPMLVTNKTEPGVPDDIVKLSLSVPEHNVIKVTCPHVNNFRGPEKLYNATLSYDDVIQKMESQDQCNFTFKDLSYLTTYKVKVVAFNGYLYSKTKTERVRTLYNDKALIGFLVFLIILTSVAVLWVVYKIYMMKRRNSQKKMNAGLTELPTKSSSY, from the exons ATGGCGGGTTTCTGTAGTATTAAGATCCTGCTCCTCTGGGCTGCAATCATTGGTGTGGCTGACT GTCAATATCCAGCAG CCCCCCCACCTCCACAGT GTTCTTACACTGTTACACCCCACGAGTCTGGCTTCCAGATCAGGTTCATAAACTCTTCCCTTGACACCTACACCGTGAATGTTAAAGAAGAAGGCCAAGTTGATGTTCAGCACTTCGGTCAAAGCTCACCGTATATCAGACACCTGAAGCCCTGTACTGTCTACGAACATAATGTGACATTTGACCATGCTGGCACAGAAATAGTCTGTAACCACAGTGATAGTAAAACTACAGTGAAGACAAATGAAATGA CTGAAGATGACATTAAACGTAGCAGCTGCATCCCTGGATATCTTTGTTACAAGAGTGACTGGAACATCAGCTCTGTGCAAATAACAGCAAATAATATTGAAGCCGTGCAATGCCCAAGTGACAATAAAAAGTTCTGTATCAAACCTGGTTATGATGACATTTGCACAAATTTGACGACAACCTTCACTCAAGAAAAGTGTGTGAACTTTAGTCTCACTCAACACATCAGTGCTG ctgaatttttaaattcaaatgaaataaatctgattcCTCCCACTGAACTTCCTGCAAAAATAGAAGCAAATTTACCTCCAAACTGCACTGATCTCACCATTGATTACACCTGTTCTG ATTCTTACAATAATCCCAAGAAAGTGTCTGAGCTGGAGCCTTTCACAGACTACACCTGTACTGGTCAGATCAAGgaaaatgatgtcatcataaaaaacacaccTGCTATCCGGTTCAAGATTGACTGTG atcttaaaataacaacaacaacaataacaaccaATACCTCCATTGAGTTGAGCTGGACAACAACCAGTCAGAAATGTCAAGAGGTCCCCAAACTTGATGGGCTTTCATATGACTGCAGTTGTCATCCTGTGAATTCGATATGGGACAAGAAACGTGCAGAAC TTAACAAACAGCAACCTGGAGGAGCATGTAATGTTTCTGGACTGAAACCATACACCGATTACACCTGTGAAGTCCGACCCACCTACAACAACAAGAATGTTGCCAAACCAATGTTagttacaaataaaactgagcCTGGAG TACCAGACGATATTGTCAAGTTGTCGCTAAGTGTTCCAGAGCATAATGTGATTAAAGTTACCTGTCCTCATGTGAACAATTTCCGTGGACCTGAGAAACTATACAATGCAACTCTTAGttatgatgatgtcattcaGAAGATGGAGTCACAAGACCAATGTAACTTTACATTCAAAGATCTAAGCTACTTAACGACCTACAAAGTGAAG GTGGTTGCTTTCAACGGATACCTTTACAGTAAAACCAAGACAGAACGTGTTCGCACTCTCT ACAATGACAAAGCTCTCATTGGCTTTCTGgtcttcctcatcatcctcacatCTGTGGCTGTGCTTTGGGTCGTCTACAAAATCTACATGATGAAGCGCAGAAATTCCCA